One genomic region from Gemmatimonadota bacterium encodes:
- a CDS encoding leucine-rich repeat domain-containing protein, which translates to MRNLILFTLFTLAFLIHPLFFPAQNSFSFSIEANTAAGDQAITSVNVSPDFDGDGMVGFSDFLAFAGLFGASQGDGRYDAKYDLDRDGAIGFSDFLIFSASFGKEVSPPDGATQVAIPDASLRAVIADSLGKASDAPITQAEMATLTHLAARNKNIRDLTGLEFAINLTALDLEGEGVGVDGEWVNSNEISNLSPLSNLIRLERLYLSGNSISDVAPLSNLTNLEALWLDVNSISNVAPLSNLTRLKGLELSFNSISSVAPLSNLTSLRSLTLADNSISNVSALSGLTRLEWLDLSFNSISNVAPLSNLTSLIELDLSYNSISSVAPLSNLTRLEWLGLDNNSISDLAPLVANAGLGEGDWIEVSNNPLSATSINTHIP; encoded by the coding sequence ATGCGTAACCTGATTTTATTCACACTATTCACACTCGCGTTTTTGATACATCCGCTATTTTTTCCAGCGCAAAATAGCTTTTCTTTTTCCATAGAGGCGAACACTGCGGCGGGTGATCAGGCGATCACATCTGTTAATGTATCCCCGGATTTTGATGGTGATGGTATGGTTGGCTTCTCTGACTTTTTGGCGTTTGCAGGTCTGTTTGGAGCAAGTCAGGGCGATGGGAGGTATGACGCAAAGTATGATCTGGACAGAGACGGCGCAATTGGATTTTCCGATTTTCTAATCTTCAGTGCCAGCTTTGGCAAAGAGGTATCTCCCCCTGATGGTGCAACGCAGGTTGCCATTCCAGATGCGAGCCTGCGTGCGGTTATTGCGGACAGTCTCGGCAAGGCGAGCGATGCGCCAATCACGCAGGCAGAGATGGCGACCTTAACTCACCTTGCTGCTCGGAACAAGAATATTCGCGATCTAACCGGGCTTGAGTTTGCTATTAACCTGACAGCGTTGGATCTCGAAGGAGAGGGCGTGGGTGTGGATGGAGAGTGGGTGAACAGCAACGAGATATCCAACCTGTCGCCGCTATCTAATTTAATCCGTCTGGAACGACTGTATCTTTCCGGCAACAGCATATCGGATGTAGCACCGCTATCGAACTTGACCAATCTGGAAGCGCTGTGGCTTGACGTCAACAGCATATCGAATGTGGCACCACTATCTAACTTGACCAGGCTAAAAGGACTGGAGCTTTCCTTCAACAGCATATCGAGTGTAGCACCGCTATCGAACTTGACCAGCCTAAGATCACTGACTCTTGCTGACAACAGCATATCGAATGTGTCTGCACTGTCAGGATTAACCCGTCTGGAATGGCTGGATCTTTCCTTCAACAGCATATCGAATGTGGCGCCGCTATCGAACTTGACCAGCCTGATAGAACTGGATCTTTCCTACAACAGCATATCGAGTGTGGCACCGCTATCTAATTTAACCCGTCTGGAATGGCTGGGGCTTGACAACAACAGCATCTCAGACCTCGCGCCGCTGGTGGCAAATGCGGGATTGGGTGAAGGAGATTGGATTGAAGTAAGTAACAACCCCTTGAGTGCCACATCAATCAACACACACATCCCAG
- a CDS encoding HNH endonuclease — protein sequence MNTRLKQAVIHRAQGCCEYCQSQARFATHPFSIEHINPLSRGGKDMLNNLALACQGCNNYKYTKVEAPDPVNGQPVPLFHPRQQLWIDHFRWADGFTHIVGITPTGRATVEALQLNRRSLVNLRRILFVAGVHPPSNSDYNR from the coding sequence GTGAACACGAGACTGAAACAAGCTGTTATTCATCGTGCTCAGGGATGCTGTGAATACTGTCAGAGCCAGGCTCGTTTTGCAACCCATCCATTCTCTATTGAGCATATTAATCCACTTAGCCGAGGTGGCAAAGATATGCTTAATAACTTGGCTTTGGCTTGCCAGGGATGTAACAATTACAAATACACCAAAGTCGAGGCACCTGACCCCGTCAATGGTCAGCCCGTTCCACTCTTTCACCCAAGACAGCAACTTTGGATAGATCATTTTAGATGGGCGGATGGCTTCACTCACATTGTCGGAATTACGCCAACAGGTCGCGCAACTGTAGAGGCTTTACAACTGAACCGTAGAAGTCTGGTAAACTTGCGCCGGATTCTATTTGTCGCAGGTGTACACCCACCATCAAATTCTGATTACAATAGATAA
- a CDS encoding STAS/SEC14 domain-containing protein, which yields MATFTVDELVKAAEQLPQIDLENLTAQVLTLKARRAAPELSKNEAELLRNINRGMPDALQNRYRELIASRRSETLTESEHTELLHLTNQFEKYDTERLKYLTELARIRKISLTELLDELGIEPAYT from the coding sequence ATGGCAACATTTACAGTTGATGAATTGGTCAAAGCTGCTGAGCAATTGCCTCAAATAGATTTGGAAAACTTGACAGCGCAGGTACTCACACTCAAGGCAAGACGCGCGGCACCAGAATTGTCGAAAAATGAAGCCGAATTGCTCCGGAATATCAACCGGGGAATGCCCGATGCGTTACAAAATCGATATCGGGAACTTATTGCCAGCAGACGATCAGAAACACTGACCGAATCCGAACACACCGAACTGCTTCACCTGACAAATCAATTTGAAAAATACGATACAGAACGGCTGAAATATCTTACCGAACTTGCACGTATTCGAAAAATTTCTCTGACAGAACTTTTAGATGAACTCGGCATAGAACCAGCCTATACATAA
- a CDS encoding HEPN domain-containing protein, which yields MSDTTTQLHPDPKACAVARAVCDVVHPNTVILFGSRARGDFTPDSDIDLLIITDSQQIDRQEYMRTSEAARRKVQEVYGHSMGVDLVHLSEDVFHDGRRARNHVAGQAVRDGVDIHGAKIIYDNPEPTNWPDIRQRIINAERELRVLNVLVEADADQEAIGFHAQQALENALKGWISALDTDYKNTHDLSDLSAIIRTHPEENDTPAGEKLTWLTDYAVRYRYHGIEVCVGDRFELLATAKETVETIIARIRTLSKMTE from the coding sequence ATGTCAGATACGACAACACAGTTGCATCCCGATCCCAAAGCCTGCGCTGTCGCCCGTGCGGTCTGTGATGTGGTCCATCCCAACACCGTCATCCTGTTTGGGTCCCGCGCCCGGGGCGACTTTACGCCCGATTCCGATATTGACCTGCTCATCATCACGGATTCCCAGCAGATAGACCGGCAGGAATACATGCGCACGAGTGAGGCGGCTCGCCGCAAAGTCCAGGAAGTTTACGGCCACTCCATGGGCGTTGACCTTGTCCACCTGAGCGAGGACGTTTTCCACGACGGTCGCCGTGCCCGAAATCATGTCGCAGGGCAGGCTGTCCGCGATGGCGTCGATATACATGGCGCAAAAATAATCTATGACAACCCGGAACCGACCAACTGGCCCGACATACGACAGCGAATCATCAATGCCGAACGAGAACTCCGTGTTCTGAATGTCTTGGTTGAAGCAGACGCCGATCAGGAAGCCATCGGCTTCCACGCCCAACAGGCTCTTGAAAACGCGCTAAAAGGCTGGATTTCGGCACTTGATACCGACTACAAAAACACCCACGACCTATCAGATCTATCGGCCATCATCCGAACCCATCCCGAAGAGAACGACACTCCCGCCGGTGAAAAGCTGACCTGGCTGACCGACTATGCCGTAAGATATCGCTATCACGGCATAGAGGTCTGCGTGGGAGACCGCTTCGAGTTGCTCGCTACGGCAAAAGAAACCGTAGAGACCATCATCGCCCGCATTCGGACGCTGAGCAAAATGACTGAATAA
- a CDS encoding ABC transporter substrate-binding protein, translating into MARYLFLAILMLITACGQQTGRTVVFGRGGDSVGLDPALETDGESFKVCDNIYETLVAFVPERTDLAPGLATSWQASEDGLTWTFQLRENVVFHDGTPFNADAVVFSLARQFKPDHPFNKVEGAYQYWAGMSMSDIVKDVRKIDDMTVSIDLKRPNAPFLANLTMNFCAIVSPVAVEKWGADFARHPVGTGPFRFVEWIKDDRVVLERNPDYWGPAPKIDRLIFRSIPENSVRLIALTQGSIDGMDNLVPDFLPTIESDENLALLSQPGMNVGYLAMNMDKEPFQNLNVRRAINHAINKQALIDNLYQGLAIPAVNPIPPTVWSYRQETPGYEYDPEKARALLSDAGFPNGFKTTLWAMPVPRPYMPQPQKIAQAIQADLQTVGIEAEIVTYEWGTYLDKVQRGQHDMALLGWTGDNGDPDNFLYILLDKSATQMPANNIAFYRSDPLHEVLVAAQKESDKAKRTALYQKAQEIVFHDAPWVPLVHSTQTAAFRTRVKGFKLHPTGSKWFHDVTVEE; encoded by the coding sequence ATGGCACGCTATCTATTTCTCGCAATATTGATGCTAATAACCGCTTGTGGACAACAGACCGGGCGCACGGTCGTCTTTGGGCGCGGTGGCGATTCTGTCGGACTGGATCCCGCGCTGGAGACAGACGGTGAATCGTTTAAAGTATGCGATAATATCTACGAAACACTCGTCGCATTTGTCCCCGAACGCACCGACCTCGCACCCGGATTAGCCACTTCCTGGCAAGCGTCAGAAGATGGATTGACCTGGACATTTCAGTTGCGTGAAAACGTCGTCTTTCACGACGGTACGCCCTTTAATGCCGATGCCGTCGTCTTTTCACTCGCGCGTCAATTCAAGCCCGATCACCCTTTCAACAAAGTAGAAGGCGCGTATCAATACTGGGCAGGCATGTCCATGAGCGACATCGTAAAAGACGTCCGCAAAATAGACGACATGACCGTATCCATTGACCTGAAACGCCCCAACGCCCCCTTCCTCGCAAATCTGACAATGAATTTTTGCGCCATCGTCAGCCCTGTTGCCGTCGAAAAATGGGGAGCTGATTTTGCTCGGCATCCCGTGGGCACGGGTCCATTTCGTTTTGTCGAATGGATCAAAGATGACCGCGTGGTATTGGAACGCAACCCCGATTATTGGGGACCAGCCCCCAAAATTGATCGCCTGATTTTTAGAAGCATTCCCGAAAACTCCGTCCGACTAATCGCCCTGACCCAGGGATCTATCGACGGCATGGACAACCTCGTGCCAGACTTCTTACCGACAATTGAATCAGATGAAAATCTCGCATTGCTATCCCAGCCTGGGATGAACGTGGGCTATCTGGCGATGAACATGGACAAAGAACCATTCCAGAACCTCAATGTGCGGCGCGCCATAAACCATGCAATCAACAAACAGGCCCTGATCGACAATCTGTATCAGGGATTGGCCATTCCAGCGGTCAATCCCATTCCGCCGACGGTCTGGAGCTATCGGCAAGAAACACCCGGCTATGAATACGACCCGGAAAAAGCCAGAGCACTCCTATCCGACGCGGGATTTCCAAACGGATTCAAAACCACCCTCTGGGCCATGCCCGTACCGCGTCCCTATATGCCACAACCCCAGAAAATCGCCCAGGCAATCCAGGCCGATCTACAAACAGTTGGCATCGAAGCTGAAATCGTCACTTATGAATGGGGAACATATCTGGACAAAGTCCAGCGCGGGCAACACGACATGGCATTACTGGGCTGGACCGGAGACAACGGCGACCCCGACAACTTCCTCTATATTCTGCTGGACAAAAGCGCGACCCAAATGCCGGCCAATAACATTGCCTTTTACCGCAGCGACCCCTTGCACGAAGTATTGGTAGCCGCCCAGAAAGAATCCGACAAAGCAAAACGCACGGCCCTGTATCAAAAGGCTCAAGAAATCGTCTTTCACGACGCTCCCTGGGTACCTCTCGTACACTCGACCCAAACCGCAGCATTCCGCACCCGCGTCAAAGGATTTAAGCTACACCCCACCGGAAGCAAATGGTTTCACGATGTGACGGTTGAAGAGTAA
- a CDS encoding sugar phosphate isomerase/epimerase: MARPVTLFTGQWADLTLEVMLQKARDFGYDGVELACWGDHMDVREAASNDGYVREKKELLEQYGMQCFAISNHLAGQAVCDNIDARHEAILPPHVWGDGDPEGVRQRAAEEMIATAEAANAMGLTVVNGFTGSSIWHLLYSFPPVSPDQIDAGFSDFADRWNPILDVFQKNDVRFALEVHPTEIAFDIASSARALEALENRPEFGFNYDPSHLVYQNVDYVGFIREFSDRIYHVHMKDSYLSPNPKRAGIFGGHTNFGDPDRSWDFRSVGRGSVDFEEIIRALNDIGYDGPLSVEWEDSGMDREHGATESCAFVNEIDFEPSDVAFDAAFEE, encoded by the coding sequence ATGGCAAGACCAGTTACGTTATTCACCGGACAGTGGGCGGACTTGACACTGGAAGTCATGTTGCAAAAAGCCAGAGACTTTGGCTATGACGGCGTGGAACTCGCCTGTTGGGGCGACCACATGGACGTGCGCGAAGCCGCATCGAATGACGGCTATGTGCGCGAAAAAAAGGAATTACTCGAACAATACGGCATGCAGTGCTTCGCCATTAGCAATCACCTGGCCGGACAGGCCGTATGCGACAACATCGACGCACGGCACGAGGCGATATTGCCGCCCCATGTATGGGGCGATGGCGATCCCGAAGGCGTGCGACAACGCGCCGCCGAAGAAATGATAGCAACAGCCGAAGCCGCAAACGCCATGGGCCTGACCGTGGTCAATGGCTTTACCGGATCCTCAATCTGGCACCTGTTGTATTCTTTCCCCCCGGTGTCACCCGATCAGATTGACGCGGGATTTAGCGACTTTGCCGATCGCTGGAACCCAATTCTGGATGTCTTTCAAAAGAACGACGTGCGATTCGCACTCGAAGTGCATCCAACGGAAATCGCATTTGATATAGCCTCATCTGCCCGGGCATTAGAAGCACTGGAAAACCGACCGGAATTTGGCTTCAATTACGACCCCAGCCACCTGGTCTATCAAAATGTGGATTATGTCGGCTTTATCCGCGAGTTCAGCGACCGGATCTATCACGTCCACATGAAAGACTCTTACCTGTCGCCCAACCCCAAACGCGCAGGTATATTTGGTGGGCATACAAATTTCGGCGACCCGGACCGCAGTTGGGATTTCCGCTCAGTGGGTCGCGGTAGCGTGGATTTCGAAGAAATTATTCGCGCATTAAACGACATAGGCTACGATGGACCGCTCTCCGTCGAGTGGGAAGATTCGGGCATGGACCGCGAACACGGTGCAACAGAATCCTGCGCCTTTGTCAATGAGATCGACTTTGAACCCTCAGACGTGGCATTTGACGCGGCGTTTGAAGAATAG
- a CDS encoding Gfo/Idh/MocA family oxidoreductase — protein sequence MELNIGMIGYSFMGKAHSNGFRQLPAFFPELGVTPVLKVICGRNLDAVKDAAETYQWEEYETDWEKVVDRDDIDVIDICTPGDQHLPMALAALKAGKHVICEKPLTNTLAEARELLAVAQNTDKKTMVAFNYRRVPAVALARQLIAEGRIGEIYHWRAVYLQDWIIDPDFPLVWRLEKDKAGSGPHGDLNAHIIDLALHLVGDIDSVVGADTTFIKERPLLEAVDGGLGAQGGEQMGQVTVDDATMFLARFQNGALGTFEATRFAAGRRNYNHFEINGSKGSIAFNLQKMNELQFYSRDDDDHIQGFREIIVGEGSQPFMGAWWPPGHIIGWEHTFTHEFRDFFEAIAQDGTFSPDFAEGTKVQAVLEAVVDSAATKTWQDVPKI from the coding sequence ATGGAACTCAACATCGGCATGATCGGATATTCATTCATGGGCAAAGCGCACAGCAATGGATTCCGCCAACTGCCCGCATTCTTTCCCGAACTCGGTGTAACACCCGTACTAAAAGTAATCTGTGGACGCAACCTCGACGCTGTAAAAGATGCGGCTGAAACATACCAGTGGGAAGAATACGAAACCGACTGGGAAAAAGTCGTCGATCGAGACGACATCGACGTCATAGACATCTGCACACCCGGCGACCAGCACCTGCCCATGGCACTCGCCGCATTGAAAGCCGGCAAACACGTCATCTGTGAAAAACCCCTCACAAACACCCTCGCAGAAGCCAGAGAATTATTGGCCGTGGCTCAAAACACCGACAAAAAAACCATGGTTGCATTCAACTACCGCCGCGTACCCGCGGTGGCTCTGGCGCGACAACTGATCGCCGAAGGGCGGATTGGGGAAATTTATCACTGGCGCGCCGTGTACCTGCAAGACTGGATCATCGACCCCGACTTCCCACTCGTCTGGCGATTGGAAAAAGACAAAGCCGGTTCGGGACCACACGGCGATCTGAACGCGCACATCATCGACCTCGCCCTGCATCTCGTAGGCGACATCGACAGCGTGGTCGGCGCAGATACCACCTTCATCAAAGAACGCCCGCTGCTCGAAGCTGTTGATGGGGGCCTGGGGGCGCAAGGCGGCGAACAAATGGGCCAGGTGACCGTTGACGATGCCACCATGTTTTTGGCCCGGTTCCAGAACGGCGCACTCGGCACATTTGAAGCCACGCGCTTTGCCGCCGGGCGGCGCAACTACAACCATTTTGAAATCAACGGAAGCAAAGGCAGCATCGCATTCAACCTGCAAAAAATGAACGAATTGCAATTCTATTCGCGCGACGACGACGATCACATCCAGGGCTTCCGGGAAATTATCGTAGGTGAAGGCAGTCAACCCTTTATGGGCGCGTGGTGGCCCCCGGGACACATCATTGGCTGGGAACACACATTCACGCATGAATTCAGGGATTTCTTTGAAGCAATTGCACAGGATGGAACCTTTTCCCCCGACTTTGCCGAAGGCACCAAGGTACAGGCCGTCCTGGAAGCCGTAGTCGATTCGGCAGCGACAAAAACTTGGCAGGATGTGCCAAAAATTTGA
- a CDS encoding mandelate racemase/muconate lactonizing enzyme family protein has protein sequence MKITDVKATTLKGYKDWNYVKVETDAGISGVGEGHPGEGITDAVTKCLRPMLIGQNPLNVEPLYTRMLDRNTGQSTAGILLGAIGGVETALWDVAGKAIGVPIYQLLGGKYRDRLRMYADVGRGRNRQNTPETWAERAKEGVADGFQSIKFDIDGSANELQHDPVDRGLSLAELDKMEAMVSAVRDAVGYDIDLCIDCHGKYNVRDVLLLAQRLEKFNLMFLEDPVPPENIDAMGKVTASTSIPICTGEWVHRRDGFRRLIENQACDMLHIDISATGGMLEGKKIADLADLYYMPAAFHNIVSPLGMVASAHVGAAVRNLHTLELPYHADQIEWRWDLVISDEPLIQDGQFVLPEKPGLGVEFNEDLARAHVKEGYDFFD, from the coding sequence ATGAAAATTACCGACGTCAAAGCGACAACATTGAAGGGCTACAAAGATTGGAACTACGTAAAAGTAGAAACCGATGCCGGCATATCGGGCGTGGGCGAAGGGCATCCGGGTGAAGGCATAACCGATGCCGTGACAAAATGCTTGCGCCCCATGTTAATCGGGCAAAATCCCCTGAATGTCGAGCCACTCTACACCCGAATGCTCGACCGCAACACCGGACAATCTACCGCCGGGATACTCCTCGGCGCAATCGGCGGCGTGGAAACAGCTCTCTGGGATGTTGCGGGCAAAGCCATTGGCGTGCCCATCTATCAATTACTCGGCGGAAAATATCGAGATCGACTGCGGATGTACGCCGATGTGGGCAGAGGACGAAATCGACAAAACACCCCCGAAACATGGGCCGAGCGCGCCAAAGAGGGCGTGGCAGATGGATTTCAGTCCATCAAATTCGACATCGACGGATCCGCAAACGAATTGCAACACGACCCCGTAGATCGCGGGCTATCACTCGCCGAATTGGACAAAATGGAAGCCATGGTATCCGCAGTCCGCGACGCCGTCGGATACGACATCGACCTGTGCATTGATTGCCACGGAAAATACAATGTGCGCGACGTACTCTTACTCGCCCAGCGCCTGGAAAAATTCAACCTGATGTTCCTCGAAGACCCCGTACCCCCGGAAAATATCGACGCCATGGGCAAAGTAACGGCTTCGACATCCATACCGATCTGCACGGGCGAATGGGTCCACCGCAGAGACGGATTTCGCAGACTAATCGAGAACCAGGCATGCGACATGCTACACATCGATATCTCAGCGACCGGCGGCATGCTGGAAGGCAAAAAAATCGCAGATCTGGCAGACCTATACTACATGCCCGCCGCGTTCCACAACATCGTATCGCCGCTGGGCATGGTAGCATCCGCGCATGTAGGCGCAGCCGTGCGAAACCTCCACACCCTGGAACTACCCTACCACGCAGACCAGATAGAATGGCGCTGGGACCTCGTAATCAGCGACGAGCCATTAATTCAGGATGGACAATTTGTCCTCCCAGAAAAACCGGGCCTCGGCGTCGAATTTAACGAGGATTTGGCACGCGCGCATGTGAAAGAAGGGTATGATTTCTTTGATTAG
- a CDS encoding phytanoyl-CoA dioxygenase family protein has protein sequence MKISPAHRQQLDEQGYVIIPDVLSEAEISHYRALLLRLAEQERGDGSGRVHTSGRGQHVRWLVNKGKPFEKLVAHPKVVPYFEYMLGEDYTLSTLTSNVIYPDAEDNAFHVDNALSKMPEPLPSFPMFVNTLWLLNDFTPENGGTRFVPGSHRFLKKPPPIDHPHALCHPDEMRLSAPKGSVFLFNGAIWHATGANRTDDARVCLICFCCRSFLKPMFDFVHYLKPEVVDRATPEMKRIYGFNSQPQPPDVRD, from the coding sequence ATGAAAATCTCACCAGCACATCGACAACAATTGGATGAACAGGGCTATGTCATCATCCCCGATGTACTCTCTGAAGCCGAGATATCGCACTACCGCGCGCTACTATTGCGCCTCGCGGAACAAGAGCGTGGGGACGGCTCAGGACGGGTACATACCAGTGGCAGGGGCCAGCATGTGCGGTGGCTGGTGAACAAGGGGAAACCATTTGAAAAGCTGGTGGCACATCCCAAAGTCGTGCCCTACTTTGAATATATGCTCGGCGAAGATTATACCCTCAGCACACTCACATCAAACGTGATTTATCCGGACGCCGAAGACAATGCATTTCACGTCGATAATGCCCTTAGCAAAATGCCAGAACCACTGCCCTCATTTCCAATGTTTGTCAACACCCTGTGGCTCCTGAACGATTTTACCCCGGAAAACGGGGGCACGCGCTTTGTACCCGGCAGCCATCGGTTCTTAAAAAAGCCCCCGCCAATAGACCATCCACATGCCCTATGCCATCCCGACGAAATGCGGCTATCTGCCCCAAAGGGCTCAGTATTCTTGTTCAACGGCGCAATATGGCACGCCACAGGAGCCAACCGCACAGATGACGCCCGCGTGTGCCTGATCTGCTTCTGCTGCCGATCATTTCTAAAGCCCATGTTCGATTTTGTACACTACCTCAAACCCGAAGTAGTGGATCGAGCCACACCGGAAATGAAGCGCATCTACGGGTTTAACTCCCAACCCCAGCCGCCGGACGTGCGCGATTAA
- a CDS encoding Gfo/Idh/MocA family oxidoreductase, with protein sequence MKVRIGIIGCARILNAHLRGYKILQENGFGDLFQITALCARKEEDAHRFRKRGEGPGPRPAPVDAPGDPLNAPHAFISDLHPDSDAEVYTNYNEMLEQGKIDAVIILTGHDNHHSIAIDAMRAGKHVSVEKPMAISVKAAQKMCEVADETGQILSIDENVNFNPSTWASQWAVEKGLIGDVQMLYRGVIGFRNSRPDLVAARTPWRQSKLGAGGGVAIDLGVHLFNGVRTICGPVKSVQALWRTLESVRVLMSDDDSAVVDQIENQVDDAFFANFEFENGGIGHIAVSRSARGTQVGVPGGTNIWGSKGAISDGQLFGEDGTSENVEDRFQREADPSHLDEVMPRGITDAFALENLNWLQAIANGNPVQMSGEEGTIDLALSYAILESGLLGRAVTLDEMLKGEVDGYQKEINDYYGL encoded by the coding sequence ATGAAAGTGCGAATCGGCATCATCGGTTGTGCGCGAATACTAAACGCCCATTTGCGTGGCTATAAAATCCTCCAAGAAAACGGTTTTGGCGATCTATTTCAAATCACGGCTTTGTGCGCGCGCAAAGAAGAAGACGCCCACCGCTTCCGAAAGCGAGGCGAGGGGCCCGGTCCTCGTCCCGCACCTGTTGACGCGCCCGGGGATCCGCTCAATGCACCGCATGCATTTATCAGCGACCTGCATCCCGATAGCGATGCAGAAGTGTACACCAACTACAACGAAATGTTGGAACAGGGCAAAATCGACGCAGTGATCATTCTGACCGGACACGACAACCACCACAGCATCGCCATCGACGCCATGAGAGCAGGCAAACACGTCTCGGTCGAAAAACCAATGGCAATTTCAGTCAAAGCGGCTCAGAAAATGTGCGAAGTCGCCGACGAAACCGGACAAATTTTGAGCATAGACGAAAATGTGAATTTCAATCCCTCTACCTGGGCCAGCCAATGGGCTGTAGAAAAGGGCCTGATTGGCGATGTACAAATGCTCTATCGCGGCGTCATCGGATTTCGCAATTCGCGTCCAGACCTTGTGGCCGCACGAACGCCCTGGCGCCAGAGCAAACTGGGCGCGGGCGGGGGCGTTGCCATCGATCTGGGCGTCCACCTTTTTAACGGCGTCCGCACAATTTGTGGACCGGTAAAATCCGTTCAAGCCCTGTGGCGAACGCTCGAATCGGTGCGCGTCTTGATGTCCGACGACGATAGCGCCGTAGTCGATCAAATCGAAAATCAAGTAGATGATGCTTTTTTTGCCAACTTTGAATTTGAAAACGGCGGCATCGGACACATAGCCGTCTCGAGAAGTGCGCGGGGAACACAGGTCGGTGTACCGGGTGGCACGAATATTTGGGGCAGCAAAGGAGCGATTTCAGACGGCCAATTATTTGGCGAAGACGGCACATCGGAAAATGTGGAAGACCGATTTCAACGCGAAGCCGATCCATCGCACCTGGACGAAGTCATGCCGCGCGGAATTACCGACGCATTTGCGCTTGAGAACCTGAACTGGCTACAGGCCATCGCAAACGGCAACCCCGTCCAGATGAGCGGCGAAGAAGGCACTATCGACCTGGCATTGAGCTATGCGATTCTCGAATCGGGCTTGCTCGGACGCGCCGTCACCTTAGACGAAATGTTAAAAGGCGAGGTGGATGGATATCAGAAAGAAATCAACGACTATTACGGATTGTAG
- a CDS encoding nucleoside-binding protein, translating to MRKQQYPGLLALIAFILLQPAAAIAQTSFQFQYGKLTNPFSGAAEYTSILTVQQAAQWRYGDSFFFIDFLEDGVPDGFNDKSIYGEWYPTLSIGKLTNTEISIGPIRDISIIAGFNADSDANVLKYLPGVRASWNVPGFFFVNTDLTALIDASSGTAHGGAPTTSNSFLFDINWGAAFGTGGQSFGFFGHAEYVGSQTNEFGNEVKSWILAQPQLTWDLSKAINGEGNTLFVGIEYQYWWNKLGTTATDNVVQLLVVWQL from the coding sequence ATGCGGAAACAACAGTACCCCGGCCTGCTCGCACTGATCGCTTTCATCCTCCTGCAGCCGGCCGCGGCAATCGCCCAAACCTCATTCCAATTTCAATACGGCAAACTCACAAACCCGTTTTCCGGAGCCGCGGAATACACCTCTATTCTCACCGTACAACAGGCAGCGCAGTGGCGATATGGCGACAGTTTCTTTTTCATCGACTTTTTGGAAGATGGCGTTCCGGACGGCTTCAACGACAAAAGTATCTACGGAGAATGGTATCCAACCCTCAGCATTGGCAAACTGACGAACACGGAGATCAGCATCGGCCCCATCAGAGATATTTCCATAATCGCTGGATTCAATGCCGATTCCGATGCCAATGTCCTCAAATACCTGCCCGGCGTCCGGGCTTCGTGGAACGTACCGGGCTTCTTCTTTGTCAACACCGACCTGACCGCTCTGATCGACGCCAGCAGCGGCACAGCGCACGGCGGCGCGCCCACAACGAGCAACAGCTTTCTATTCGACATCAATTGGGGAGCAGCCTTTGGAACCGGCGGTCAGTCCTTCGGATTCTTCGGTCACGCGGAATACGTCGGCTCCCAGACCAACGAATTTGGCAACGAAGTCAAAAGCTGGATCCTCGCGCAACCACAACTCACATGGGACTTGAGCAAGGCAATAAACGGCGAGGGCAACACGCTCTTCGTCGGCATCGAATACCAGTACTGGTGGAACAAACTCGGCACCACCGCCACCGACAACGTCGTGCAATTACTGGTCGTGTGGCAACTCTGA